The following nucleotide sequence is from Mycobacterium sp. Z3061.
CCTCGGCGGGGTCGTCACCTGAGCAGTCGACCACCTCAGCGCCCAACCCCACCAGGTGGCGGCGGGTGTCGCCGGCGGCCGCGGTGCAGGTCATGATCAACGGCGGCACCTCGGTGCGGGTGAACACCCCCAGATCGCGGTCCAGGTGACCGGACTTCGTCACGATCGCCAGCGGCGGGATTTCGCTCTGGCCCCGGGCCTGCCGTTGTTGACGCTGCCCGACGCTCAGCTGCGCACCCGAGTAGCCCTCCGACCGCACCGTGCCGGCGCCGACCACGATGACGTCGGCGAGTTCGCGCAGCACGACGAAGACGGCCCGGTCACCGGGCCCGGCCAGCGCGCCGGACAGACCCTCCACGGTCGCGCCGCCGTCGAGGCTGGTGATGAAGTTCGCCCGCACGCAGGTACCCGCAGCGGGGTAGCCGTACAGCTGGGGCAACTCGTCGTGGACGAGTTCGCGCTGTGACCCGAGAAGTTTCAGGGACGTCTCGGCGGCCAGGCCGGATGCGATGCCGGCCTCGAAGTCGGGCATGTGGTCGATTGCAGCACGTCGCTACAGTGCCACCATGCACGGGTCCATCTCTTCGGCCGCAGTAGGTCACCTGGTGGACCGGCAGCCGGCGGTGTCACCGGAGCGGTTGATCGCCCAGCTGCGGCCGCCGCCGACGTTCGCGCAGGTGAGCTTCGCGAGCTACCGGCCCGACCCGGCAGAGCCGACTCAGGCCGCGGCGGTGGTGTCGTGTCAGGAGTTCTGTCGGCAGGCGCAGGAGCGCCGGGCCGGCCGCAAGAAGCTGTTCGGCCGACGGGAGGTGCTGCCCGGGGTCGGTCTGTACCTGGACGGCGGGTTCGGAGTGGGAAAGACGCATCTGCTCGCGTCGGCCTACTACGAGCTGCCCGGTAGCGGACCGGGCGTCCTCGACAGTCCCAAGGCGTTCGCGACCTTCGGTGAGCTGACCCAGCTGGCCGGGGTGTTCGGGTTCGTCGAGTGCATCGACTTGTTGGCCGGCTACACCGCGGTGTGCATCGACGAGTTCGAGTTGGACGATCCGGGCAACACCACGCTGATTTCGCGGATGCTGTCCTCGTTGGTCGAGCGGGGGGTCTCGGTGGCGGCAACGTCTAACACCCTGCCCGAGCAACTCGGCGAGGGCCGGTTCGCGGCCCAGGATTTTCTGCGCGAAATCAACACGCTGGCAAGCATTTTCACCACGGTGCGAATCGAAGGCCCGGACTACCGGCACCGCGACCTGCCGCCGGCGCCGCCGCCGCTGACCGATGACGAGGTTGCCGCACGTGCCGCGGAGGTCGCGGGCGCGACGCTCGATGACTTCGACGCGCTGTGTGCGCACCTGGCCACCATGCACCCGTCGCGTTACCTGACGCTCATCGAGGGAGTGACGGCGGTGTTCGTGACCGGCGTGCACGGTCTGGATGACCAGAATGTGGCGCTGCGACTGGTGGCGCTGACCGATCGGCTCTATGACGCCGGCATCCCGGTGGTGGCCTCCGGGGCCAAGCTGGACACCATCTTCAGCGAGGAGATGCTGGCCGGTGGCTA
It contains:
- a CDS encoding pyrimidine reductase family protein: MPDFEAGIASGLAAETSLKLLGSQRELVHDELPQLYGYPAAGTCVRANFITSLDGGATVEGLSGALAGPGDRAVFVVLRELADVIVVGAGTVRSEGYSGAQLSVGQRQQRQARGQSEIPPLAIVTKSGHLDRDLGVFTRTEVPPLIMTCTAAAGDTRRHLVGLGAEVVDCSGDDPAEVDVSVLVAALADRGLRCVLTEGGPTLLGAFIEADLLDELCLTIAPLVVGGQAHRIAAGPGQVATRMRCAHVLSDDAGYLYTRYVKN
- the zapE gene encoding cell division protein ZapE, which produces MWSIAARRYSATMHGSISSAAVGHLVDRQPAVSPERLIAQLRPPPTFAQVSFASYRPDPAEPTQAAAVVSCQEFCRQAQERRAGRKKLFGRREVLPGVGLYLDGGFGVGKTHLLASAYYELPGSGPGVLDSPKAFATFGELTQLAGVFGFVECIDLLAGYTAVCIDEFELDDPGNTTLISRMLSSLVERGVSVAATSNTLPEQLGEGRFAAQDFLREINTLASIFTTVRIEGPDYRHRDLPPAPPPLTDDEVAARAAEVAGATLDDFDALCAHLATMHPSRYLTLIEGVTAVFVTGVHGLDDQNVALRLVALTDRLYDAGIPVVASGAKLDTIFSEEMLAGGYRKKYLRATSRLLALTTRPPGS